From one Dermacentor variabilis isolate Ectoservices chromosome 3, ASM5094787v1, whole genome shotgun sequence genomic stretch:
- the TTLL15 gene encoding tubulin tyrosine ligase-like 15 isoform X2: protein MNRGDVEPHVSEKKRVASAPSAPQTLKSASVYSSTRIPYPVVLISLLVLLIAGLYEVHRLCANNNILLVSLNATTKTEDSKPIVWVYSKGSDQSHLRHVVESFQRYGYRIGGRADRWSVLWSHDYPFTELASDMRELKPGQVVNHFPGSGYITNKGSLSMDRSIRQLPLTFKLPAQKVEFLRNAEERPSTMWVQKNRDHRGIHVIDPGEVAAATDEKETFVQELIANPLLIDGKKFDIGVYVAMTSLEPLRVYVYRGDVLLRFCARAYNTLQFNASDLDSYVVGDDYTPIWDMPSLARYYVGSQLSMRASLDVYMRKQLDVDSGALWAEVERVVASVYTRKAEAMRRAATRWPRAGRFFELVRFDFVLDAALGVHLLEANMSPNLSSAHFAANGPFYEQLLFSLFSLVGLGASQSAGAWRFLDRAASVLPADCPVQPEHRCEPPASLCAPACLSTAHKRAFRDALWEHLHRKQFARLVPRIDANSAQEANMTEADRILAQWFAAKCAHDAEWCH from the exons ATGAATCGGGGAGATGTTGAACCGCATGTGAGCGAAAAGAAACGAGTAGCGTCAGCCCCTTCCGCACCTCAAACGTTGAAATCTGCCTCAGTGTATTCAAGCACGCGGATACCTTACCCAGTCGTCTTAATCTCGTTACTGGTCCTTTTAATTGCTGGACTTTACGAAGTGCACCGATTATGCGCAAATAATAACATTCTGCTGGTATCCCTCAACGCAACAACGAAAACAGAGGATTCCAAGCCTATCGTCTGGGTTTATAGCAAAGGTTCAGATCAAAGCCACTTGCGACATGTCGTTGAATCTTTTCAGCGATACGGATACCGGATCGGGGGACGCGCGGACCGGTGGTCTGTTCTTTGGTCGCACGATTATCCCTTTACGGAATTAGCTAGTGACATGCGCGAATTGAAGCCCGGCCAGGTTGTCAATCACTTCCCGGGCTCGGGTTACATCACCAACAAAGGCAGCCTATCCATGGATAGGTCCATCCGACAGCTGCCTCTGACGTTCAAACTTCCGGCGCAGAAGGTAGAGTTCTTGCGGAACGCCGAGGAGCGACCTTCTACCATGTGGGTGCAGAAGAATCGAGACCATCGAGGGATACACGTGATCGATCCTGGCGAAGTCGCAGCTGCCACCGATGAAAAAGAGACGTTTGTGCAAGAGCTGATCGCCAACCCGCTGCTGATCGACGGCAAGAAATTCGACATTGGCGTCTACGTTGCCATGACATCTTTGGAGCCCCTGCGTGTGTACGTGTACAGAGGTGACGTGCTGCTGCGCTTCTGCGCTCGCGCTTACAACACACTTCAGTTCAACGCCTCTGATCTGGACTCGTACGTGGTTGGCGACGACTACACGCCTATCTGGGACATGCCGTCGCTTGCCCGCTACTACGTTGGCTCACAGCTCAGCATGAGGGCCAGCCTGGACGTCTACATGCGCAAGCAACT CGACGTCGACAGCGGCGCCCTGTGGGCCGAAGTGGAGCGGGTCGTGGCGTCCGTGTACACGCGCAAGGCCGAGGCGATGCGGCGAGCGGCAACGCGCTGGCCTCGCGCGGGCCGCTTCTTCGAGCTGGTGCGATTCGACTTCGTGTTGGACGCGGCCCTGGGCGTGCACCTGCTCGAGGCGAACATGTCGCCCAACCTGAGCTCGGCGCACTTCGCGGCCAACGGGCCCTTCTACGAGCAGCTCCTCTTCAGCCTGTTCAGCCTGGTGGGACTCGGGGCGTCGCAGTCGGCCGGCGCCTGGCGATTCCTGGACCGAGCCGCATCGGTGCTGCCGGCCGACTGCCCG GTGCAACCGGAGCATCGGTGCGAGCCGCCCGCGTCGCTGTGTGCTCCCGCGTGCCTCTCGACGGCGCACAAGCGGGCGTTCAGGGACGCCCTCTGGGAGCACCTGCACAGGAAGCAGTTCGCCAGGCTCGTGCCGCGTATCGACGCAAACAGCGCGCAGGAGGCCAACATGACCGAAGCGGACCGCATCTTGGCGCAGTGGTTCGCCGCAAAGTGCGCCCATGACGCTGAATGGTGCCACTGA
- the TTLL15 gene encoding tubulin tyrosine ligase-like 15 isoform X1, producing MNRGDVEPHVSEKKRVASAPSAPQTLKSASVYSSTRIPYPVVLISLLVLLIAGLYEVHRLCANNNILLVSLNATTKTEDSKPIVWVYSKGSDQSHLRHVVESFQRYGYRIGGRADRWSVLWSHDYPFTELASDMRELKPGQVVNHFPGSGYITNKGSLSMDRSIRQLPLTFKLPAQKVEFLRNAEERPSTMWVQKNRDHRGIHVIDPGEVAAATDEKETFVQELIANPLLIDGKKFDIGVYVAMTSLEPLRVYVYRGDVLLRFCARAYNTLQFNASDLDSYVVGDDYTPIWDMPSLARYYVGSQLSMRASLDVYMRKQLDVDSGALWAEVERVVASVYTRKAEAMRRAATRWPRAGRFFELVRFDFVLDAALGVHLLEANMSPNLSSAHFAANGPFYEQLLFSLFSLVGLGASQSAGAWRFLDRAASVLPADCPVPQVQPEHRCEPPASLCAPACLSTAHKRAFRDALWEHLHRKQFARLVPRIDANSAQEANMTEADRILAQWFAAKCAHDAEWCH from the exons ATGAATCGGGGAGATGTTGAACCGCATGTGAGCGAAAAGAAACGAGTAGCGTCAGCCCCTTCCGCACCTCAAACGTTGAAATCTGCCTCAGTGTATTCAAGCACGCGGATACCTTACCCAGTCGTCTTAATCTCGTTACTGGTCCTTTTAATTGCTGGACTTTACGAAGTGCACCGATTATGCGCAAATAATAACATTCTGCTGGTATCCCTCAACGCAACAACGAAAACAGAGGATTCCAAGCCTATCGTCTGGGTTTATAGCAAAGGTTCAGATCAAAGCCACTTGCGACATGTCGTTGAATCTTTTCAGCGATACGGATACCGGATCGGGGGACGCGCGGACCGGTGGTCTGTTCTTTGGTCGCACGATTATCCCTTTACGGAATTAGCTAGTGACATGCGCGAATTGAAGCCCGGCCAGGTTGTCAATCACTTCCCGGGCTCGGGTTACATCACCAACAAAGGCAGCCTATCCATGGATAGGTCCATCCGACAGCTGCCTCTGACGTTCAAACTTCCGGCGCAGAAGGTAGAGTTCTTGCGGAACGCCGAGGAGCGACCTTCTACCATGTGGGTGCAGAAGAATCGAGACCATCGAGGGATACACGTGATCGATCCTGGCGAAGTCGCAGCTGCCACCGATGAAAAAGAGACGTTTGTGCAAGAGCTGATCGCCAACCCGCTGCTGATCGACGGCAAGAAATTCGACATTGGCGTCTACGTTGCCATGACATCTTTGGAGCCCCTGCGTGTGTACGTGTACAGAGGTGACGTGCTGCTGCGCTTCTGCGCTCGCGCTTACAACACACTTCAGTTCAACGCCTCTGATCTGGACTCGTACGTGGTTGGCGACGACTACACGCCTATCTGGGACATGCCGTCGCTTGCCCGCTACTACGTTGGCTCACAGCTCAGCATGAGGGCCAGCCTGGACGTCTACATGCGCAAGCAACT CGACGTCGACAGCGGCGCCCTGTGGGCCGAAGTGGAGCGGGTCGTGGCGTCCGTGTACACGCGCAAGGCCGAGGCGATGCGGCGAGCGGCAACGCGCTGGCCTCGCGCGGGCCGCTTCTTCGAGCTGGTGCGATTCGACTTCGTGTTGGACGCGGCCCTGGGCGTGCACCTGCTCGAGGCGAACATGTCGCCCAACCTGAGCTCGGCGCACTTCGCGGCCAACGGGCCCTTCTACGAGCAGCTCCTCTTCAGCCTGTTCAGCCTGGTGGGACTCGGGGCGTCGCAGTCGGCCGGCGCCTGGCGATTCCTGGACCGAGCCGCATCGGTGCTGCCGGCCGACTGCCCG GTGCCACAGGTGCAACCGGAGCATCGGTGCGAGCCGCCCGCGTCGCTGTGTGCTCCCGCGTGCCTCTCGACGGCGCACAAGCGGGCGTTCAGGGACGCCCTCTGGGAGCACCTGCACAGGAAGCAGTTCGCCAGGCTCGTGCCGCGTATCGACGCAAACAGCGCGCAGGAGGCCAACATGACCGAAGCGGACCGCATCTTGGCGCAGTGGTTCGCCGCAAAGTGCGCCCATGACGCTGAATGGTGCCACTGA